A stretch of Planctomycetota bacterium DNA encodes these proteins:
- a CDS encoding trypsin-like serine protease: MGMIVTTHCGTRGGMRRGIVGMAVMTLVAAALAGTPAKRLAAQGMPPGGGAPPRVLTPDERTNIAVYEAVNRSVINITTRSTAQGGLFFLDLPSEGAGSGVVLDTRGHVLTNFHVVENAREIRVTLVDGRDHQATLVGHDPATDVAVLKIDAPPEALVPVVFGSSADLLVGQRVFAIGNPFGLERTLTTGIISSLNRSLPTRSGRTIKSIIQTDAAINPGNSGGPLVDSSSRLIGMNTAIASRTGQHSGVGFAIPVGTLARVVPQLIEHGKVVRPEAGIARVYQTDRGLLVAALTPDGPAERAGLRGFKVIRERRRQGPFVAEFERVDRQGADLIVAVDGAAVQTADDFLAAIETHKMGESVLIAVEREGRRLEIPVSLEAER, encoded by the coding sequence ATGGGCATGATCGTCACGACGCACTGCGGCACGAGAGGGGGAATGCGGCGCGGCATCGTCGGAATGGCCGTCATGACGCTGGTCGCGGCAGCGTTGGCCGGAACGCCGGCGAAGAGGCTCGCGGCCCAGGGGATGCCGCCGGGCGGCGGCGCGCCACCTCGGGTCCTGACGCCGGACGAGCGAACCAACATCGCGGTCTACGAAGCCGTCAACCGCAGCGTCATCAACATCACCACCCGCTCGACGGCCCAGGGCGGCCTGTTTTTCCTCGATCTGCCGTCCGAAGGGGCCGGTTCCGGGGTCGTGCTCGACACCCGCGGGCACGTGCTCACCAATTTCCACGTCGTCGAGAATGCCCGGGAAATCCGCGTCACTCTGGTCGATGGCCGCGACCATCAGGCGACGCTCGTGGGGCATGACCCGGCGACGGACGTCGCCGTGCTGAAGATCGACGCCCCTCCGGAAGCCCTCGTGCCGGTCGTGTTCGGCAGCTCCGCCGACCTGCTCGTCGGGCAGCGCGTGTTCGCGATCGGCAATCCGTTCGGCCTGGAGCGGACGCTGACCACGGGGATCATTTCGAGCCTCAACCGCTCCCTCCCGACCCGAAGCGGCCGGACGATCAAGTCGATCATCCAGACAGACGCCGCGATCAATCCGGGCAACTCGGGTGGCCCCTTGGTCGACAGCTCGAGCCGACTGATCGGGATGAACACGGCGATCGCCAGCCGCACGGGGCAGCATTCCGGCGTCGGTTTCGCAATTCCGGTCGGGACGCTGGCCCGGGTGGTTCCCCAGCTCATCGAGCATGGAAAGGTGGTCCGACCGGAGGCGGGGATCGCCCGGGTCTACCAAACCGATCGCGGGCTGCTGGTCGCCGCCCTGACTCCCGACGGGCCGGCCGAACGGGCGGGTTTGCGGGGCTTCAAGGTGATCCGGGAGCGGCGCCGCCAAGGCCCTTTCGTGGCCGAGTTCGAGCGGGTCGACCGCCAGGGCGCCGATCTCATCGTCGCCGTGGACGGTGCTGCGGTGCAGACTGCCGACGATTTTCTCGCCGCCATCGAGACCCACAAGATGGGGGAGTCCGTGCTGATCGCGGTCGAGCGCGAAGGCCGCCGCCTCGAGATTCCCGTCAGCCTGGAAGCAGAGCGCTGA